One part of the Neodiprion virginianus isolate iyNeoVirg1 chromosome 3, iyNeoVirg1.1, whole genome shotgun sequence genome encodes these proteins:
- the LOC124300299 gene encoding endoglucanase E-4-like yields MTASYTICNRLTIVVGFLWFALLGISLATPPSNEEIVEDERDYFEVLERSLLFYEAQRSGRLPKNNRIPWRGDSGLEDRGQNGEDLTGGYYDAGDFVKFGFTMASMTTLLAWGAVSWPQAYEAAGQLDELREAVKWATDYFIKCHVSEDVLYGQVGDFALDHRFWGRPEELNTSRPAFKIDSDHPGSDLAGETAAALAVTSILFRDSNASYSAECLRHAKELYHFANTRRGLYHEVIKGAAQYYESIDYGDELAWAAAWLFRATNESKYLEDAEHHYQHFHLKERPNEFYYNKKVAGVQVIMAQLTEQQEYQNAARAFCDFSVRDQKRTAKGLLYIDKFGTLCHAANVAFICLQAADYPAIGNSEEYRNFARDQIHYILGGTGRSYVVGWGLNPPKQAHHAAASCPDRPAPCGWAEFNRTAPNPQILHGALVSGPDEADRFLDFREDYIYTEVTLDYNAGFTSAVAGLAQLLINPHE; encoded by the exons ATGACTGCTTCGTACACAATCTGTAATCGCCTCACG ATCGTGGTCGGGTTCCTGTGGTTCGCACTTCTCGGAATAAGCTTGGCGACGCCACCGTCGAACGAGGAAATCGTCGAAGACGAACGCGACTACTTCGAAGTTCTGGAGCGATCGTTGCTTTTCTACGAAGCTCAGCGGTCGGGACGCCTTCCAAAGAACAATCGAATACCCTGGAGAGGGGATTCCGGATTGGAAGATCGTGGTCAGAACGGCGAGGACCTCACCGGAGGGTATTATGACG CTGGAGACTTTGTTAAGTTTGGGTTCACAATGGCCTCTATGACGACCCTCCTGGCCTGGGGTGCGGTAAGCTGGCCCCAAGCCTACGAGGCCGCAGGTCAACTCGACGAACTACGCGAGGCGGTCAAGTGGGCGACGGATTACTTCATCAAATGTCACGTGAGCGAAGACGTACTTTATGGTCAAGTCGGGGACTTCGCCCTGGATCATAGATTCTGGGGAAGACCAGAGGAGTTGAACACCTCGAGGCCGGCTTTCAAGATCGATTCGGATCATCCAG GCTCGGATCTTGCCGGTGAAACGGCCGCCGCCTTGGCGGTTACCAGCATCCTCTTCCGCGACTCGAACGCCTCGTACAGTGCCGAGTGTCTCCGACACGCCAAAGAACTTTACCACTTCGCCAATACTCGAAGAGGACTTTATCACGAGGTGATCAAAGGTGCAGCCCAATATTACGAGAGCATCGACTACGGCGACGAGCTGGCTTGGGCTGCGGCCTGGCTTTTCCGAGCCACCAATGAATCGAAATATCTGGAGGACGCCGAGCACCACTATCAGCACTTCCATCTGAAAGAACGACCAAATGAATTCTACTACAATAAAAAGGTGGCCGGTGTACAG GTTATCATGGCTCAGCTTACCGAGCAGCAAGAATATCAAAATGCCGCCCGAGCCTTCTGCGATTTTTCGGTTCGAGATCAAAAGCGAACTGCAAAAGGCCTCCTCTACATAGATAAATTCGGCACTCTTTGCCACGCAGCTAACGTAGCATTCATCTGTCTTCAGGCCGCCGATTACCCGGCTATCGGCAACTCCGAGGAGTACAGAAATTTCGCACGTGATCAGATACACTATATCCTCGGCGGTACAG GGCGAAGTTATGTAGTCGGATGGGGATTGAATCCACCAAAACAGGCACATCACGCCGCAGCTTCTTGTCCGGATAGGCCAGCACCTTGCGGATGGGCAGAATTTAATCGGACAGCACCGAACCCACAGATTCTCCACGGAGCCTTGGTTTCAGGACCGGACGAAGCTGACAGGTTTCTCGATTTCAGAGAAGACTATATCTACACGGAAGTAACACTTGACTACAACGCCGGGTTCACTAGTGCTGTTGCCGGATTGGCGCAGCTACTGATCAATCCTCATGAGTGA
- the LOC124301058 gene encoding alpha-tocopherol transfer protein-like isoform X2, with translation MLLIQPTEEMSKQIRVELNEDPTTRQRDLKLIKEWLAKQPHLPVFDDDLRLMTFLRGCKFSLEKCKRKLDMYFTMRSIVPEFFSQRDITRAEMREITSVVQIPPLPGLTKNGRRVILMRGIDKDIPTPNVAEAMKLVLMIGDVRLAEELFGVAGDVYILDASVATPTHFAKFTPTIVKKFLICVQEAYPVKLKEVHVVNVSPLVDTIINFVKPFLKEKIRNRIFVHSTFETLYEHVPKDILPSEYGGDAGPIQAIHDAWIKKLEDYGPWFAAQETIKTNEALRPGKPKTQDDLFGLDGSFRQLVID, from the exons ATGTTGTTGATACAGCCGACAGAAGAGATGTCGAAGCAGATCCGGGTCGAATTGAACGAAGACCCGACGACGCGCCAAAGGGATTTAAAGCTGATTAAAGAGTGGCTGGCTAAGCAGCCTCACTTACCTGTCTTCGATG ATGACTTGAGGCTAATGACATTTTTGCGTGGCTGCAAATTCTCACTGGAGAAGTGTAAAAGAAAGCTGGACATGTACTTCACCATGCGTTCAATTGTACCTGAGTTTTTTTCCCAAAGAGATATCACCAGGGCGGAAATGAGGGAGATCACGAGTGTTGT tcaaattcCCCCGCTACCAGGATTGACCAAAAATGGCCGTCGCGTTATCCTGATGAGAGGAATCGACAAGGACATCCCAACGCCCAACGTAGCCGAGGCGATGAAATTGGTACTCATGATCGGCGACGTTCGTCTCGCGGAAGAACTCTTCGGGGTTGCCGGTGACGTCTACATTTTGGACGCTTCCGTCGCGACGCCTACGCACTTTGCAAAATTCACACCtacaattgtgaaaaaattccttaTATGCGTGCAGGAAGCTTATCCTGTAAAGCTGAAGGAAGTTCACGTGGTTAACGTTAGTCCATTGGTAGACacgataataaattttgtcaaacCATTCCTAAAGGAGAAAATCCGGAACAGGATATTCGTCCACAGCACTTTTGAAACCCTCTACGAACACGTGCCCAAAGATATTCTACCCTCAGAGTACGGAGGCGACGCAGGACCCATTCAGGCCATCCACG ATGCTTGGATCAAGAAGCTGGAAGATTATGGACCATGGTTCGCTGCCCAGGAAACCATCAAGACAAACGAGGCTCTTCGCCCCGGTAAACCAAAAACACAGGATGACCTCTTCGGGTTGGACGGCTCATTCCGCCAACTCGTCATCGACTAG
- the LOC124301058 gene encoding alpha-tocopherol transfer protein-like isoform X1, producing MAMLLIQPTEEMSKQIRVELNEDPTTRQRDLKLIKEWLAKQPHLPVFDDDLRLMTFLRGCKFSLEKCKRKLDMYFTMRSIVPEFFSQRDITRAEMREITSVVQIPPLPGLTKNGRRVILMRGIDKDIPTPNVAEAMKLVLMIGDVRLAEELFGVAGDVYILDASVATPTHFAKFTPTIVKKFLICVQEAYPVKLKEVHVVNVSPLVDTIINFVKPFLKEKIRNRIFVHSTFETLYEHVPKDILPSEYGGDAGPIQAIHDAWIKKLEDYGPWFAAQETIKTNEALRPGKPKTQDDLFGLDGSFRQLVID from the exons ATGGCG ATGTTGTTGATACAGCCGACAGAAGAGATGTCGAAGCAGATCCGGGTCGAATTGAACGAAGACCCGACGACGCGCCAAAGGGATTTAAAGCTGATTAAAGAGTGGCTGGCTAAGCAGCCTCACTTACCTGTCTTCGATG ATGACTTGAGGCTAATGACATTTTTGCGTGGCTGCAAATTCTCACTGGAGAAGTGTAAAAGAAAGCTGGACATGTACTTCACCATGCGTTCAATTGTACCTGAGTTTTTTTCCCAAAGAGATATCACCAGGGCGGAAATGAGGGAGATCACGAGTGTTGT tcaaattcCCCCGCTACCAGGATTGACCAAAAATGGCCGTCGCGTTATCCTGATGAGAGGAATCGACAAGGACATCCCAACGCCCAACGTAGCCGAGGCGATGAAATTGGTACTCATGATCGGCGACGTTCGTCTCGCGGAAGAACTCTTCGGGGTTGCCGGTGACGTCTACATTTTGGACGCTTCCGTCGCGACGCCTACGCACTTTGCAAAATTCACACCtacaattgtgaaaaaattccttaTATGCGTGCAGGAAGCTTATCCTGTAAAGCTGAAGGAAGTTCACGTGGTTAACGTTAGTCCATTGGTAGACacgataataaattttgtcaaacCATTCCTAAAGGAGAAAATCCGGAACAGGATATTCGTCCACAGCACTTTTGAAACCCTCTACGAACACGTGCCCAAAGATATTCTACCCTCAGAGTACGGAGGCGACGCAGGACCCATTCAGGCCATCCACG ATGCTTGGATCAAGAAGCTGGAAGATTATGGACCATGGTTCGCTGCCCAGGAAACCATCAAGACAAACGAGGCTCTTCGCCCCGGTAAACCAAAAACACAGGATGACCTCTTCGGGTTGGACGGCTCATTCCGCCAACTCGTCATCGACTAG